A stretch of DNA from Streptomyces sp. NBC_01197:
CACCTCGGTCCTTCGTCACCCGGAAGGTGGGACCGAACAAGGACCGGGCCGCCGTGGCACCGAGCGCCACGACCACATCCGGGTCGACCAGCCGCAGCTCGGCGGTCAGCCAGGGGCGGCAGGCGGTGAGTTCACGCAGACTCGGCGGCTTGTGGATCCGGCGCTTGCCCGTCCCGTCAGAGGTGAACTTGAAGTGCTTCACCGCGTTGGTGAGGTAGGCCTCCTCCACGTCCACACCGGCTTCTTCGAGGGCCTTTCTCAGCATCCGCCCCGCAGGCCCGACAAACGGCTCTCCCTGGCGGTCTTCCTGGTCGCCCGGCTGTTCACCGACGAGTACGACGCGGGCCGCAGCACCACCGGTTCCGAAAACCGTGCCGGAGGCGTTCTCGAAGAGGGGGCAGCCATGGCACTCGGAGGCCGCTTTCCGGTGGGCCGGGAGCCCGCCGCGGGCCGGGAGGTACGGGGTGGCGTCGTAGCCCTGTCCCGCTGCGCCTTCGCTGCGGCCGGTCATCCCCGGTCCAGACCGTACGGGCTCCGGTGACTACCGCGGGCCGGGGAGAGATGGGGACAGCGCGCCAGCCGGAACACCGTGAATACCTCCTCCGTACGGAGAAACACCCCCCGTAAAACGTACCAAGTGGCTTGCCGGCATGCACTCCTCGGGCCGCCTGCTCCAGGCTCCGGCGCCCCTGGCCATGCGGCGTTGCGGAGCTGCGGGGATGCGGGTGGCGCCGGAAGGGAGTGCGATGGAGGGAGAGAGGGTGGTGGTGACAATGGCGCGTCCGGTGTGGAGCGGGGCCCTGTCGTTCGGGCTCGTCAGCCTGCCCGTCCAGTTGTACTCCGCGACGGAGAGCCACACGGTCCACTTCCACCAGCTCCAGCGCGGGACCTCCGACCGGGTACGGAACCGGCGCGTGAACGAGCGTACGGGCGAAGAGGTACCGCTGGACGACATCGTGAAGGGGGTCGACGCGGGTGACGAGTACGTACTGGTCGAACCCAGGGAGCTGGACGACATCGCGCCGGGGCGTTCCAAATCGCTGGAGATCAGCGGCTTCGTCGACCTCGACGACGTGGATCCCATCTTCTTCGACAAGACGTACTACCTGGGCCCGCGCGGGAAGGAGTACGAGAAGGTCTACGCGTTGCTTCACCGGGCCATGGCGCAGTCGAACAAGGCGGGTATCGCCACGTTCGTGATGCGCAACCGCCAATATCTGGTTGCTGTGAAGGCCGAAGGCGACATTCTGGCCCTGCACACTCTGCACTGGGCCGACGAGGTACGCGACCCCCGCCGCGAAGTGGCCGATCTGCCGGGGAAAGCAGAGGTCAGCGACCGGGAGATGAAGACGGCCGTGCAGTTGGTCGAGGCC
This window harbors:
- a CDS encoding UdgX family uracil-DNA binding protein (This protein belongs to the uracil DNA glycosylase superfamily, members of which act in excision repair of DNA. However, it belongs more specifically to UdgX branch, whose founding member was found to bind uracil in DNA (where it does not belong), without cleaving it, appears to promote DNA repair by a pathway involving RecA, rather than base excision.) is translated as MTGRSEGAAGQGYDATPYLPARGGLPAHRKAASECHGCPLFENASGTVFGTGGAAARVVLVGEQPGDQEDRQGEPFVGPAGRMLRKALEEAGVDVEEAYLTNAVKHFKFTSDGTGKRRIHKPPSLRELTACRPWLTAELRLVDPDVVVALGATAARSLFGPTFRVTKDRGVLFPLPALDGGDDGTAADGGADAMATIHPSAVLRSDDRAAMYSGLVADLRVAAEALH
- the ku gene encoding non-homologous end joining protein Ku, with protein sequence MEGERVVVTMARPVWSGALSFGLVSLPVQLYSATESHTVHFHQLQRGTSDRVRNRRVNERTGEEVPLDDIVKGVDAGDEYVLVEPRELDDIAPGRSKSLEISGFVDLDDVDPIFFDKTYYLGPRGKEYEKVYALLHRAMAQSNKAGIATFVMRNRQYLVAVKAEGDILALHTLHWADEVRDPRREVADLPGKAEVSDREMKTAVQLVEAMSIEWDPEEYHDTYQEQTRKLIEAKLSGETVEKAEAPPESTNVIDLMSALRASVDSAGGGSGKQSGKQSGSRSGARGGGKSHKRGRAASDRRSTAEDLGKLTKAELYERATAAEIHGRSSMTREELVKALSGATARAG